TTCCACCTCAGATCATGGCCACATTTGGGTTTCTTTTTTTCTTCGCATTCACAGTGCTATTGTCAAGATCAAGTTTATCGTCAGGTGAAAGTGATTTTTATCTGCCGCTGATCATTCGTGGAATCGGATTGAGTTTCTTATTTGTTCCATTAACGACTCTTGCATTAGGTTCATTGAAACCTGAGAACATTGCTCAGGGAACAGGATTGAACAATATGATGCGACAACTTGGCGGTTCATTCGGAGTGGCTATTGTAACAACTTTCATCCACCTTCGTCAGGCACATCATCGTTCAGATCTGATCGTAAATGTCAATCCTTACAATCCGGCATTTACTGAAAGATTTCAGACTTATTACAATGGTTTCATAGCAAAAGGCTTTGATGCAGCACATGCACAAAGTCTGGCTTACAAAGCAATTGACGGAACAATTCTTAAACAAACATACCTTATGACATATATGGATGGCTTTTGGTTCATTGGAGTATTCTTTCTTGCGTGTATTCCCCTACTCTACTTACAAAGATTCAACAGGAATTCAAAAGTATCTGCTGCAGATGCGCATTAAAAAATAATAAAGCCGACTCAAATGAGCCGGCTTTTTTTGAACCTACTACTAACTTAATCCACAAAAAAATATTTACATCCGGAGTTTTGAGATCTCTCCACTTCCAATGATCTTAGAAGAAATTTTTCCAGGTTCTTCAACATAATAAACATTTCCACTTCCGGTAATTGTAACATTCAGATCATTTTTAACATCAACAGTACTCGTTCCACTTCCACTGATTGCAACGGCGCTTCTGAAACTATTCAACTCACGGGCATCAATATTTCCACTGCCGCTGATTCGGATATCTGTTTCGGAAGAACTTCCTTTCAGATCAAGATTTCCCGAACCCGATAAATTTGCTTTTAGCGATTTGCTATCAACCATTACTCTGATATCACCGGAACCTGATAATTTCAAATTCATAAATTCACATTGAAACTGGCTTCGTGTTACAATATTTCCGGAACCGGTTAATTCTACCAGACATAGATCTTTCACCGTTAAATATATTGTAACCGGTTTTGTAAACCTGATGTTGTCATCAGCATCTACAACAAGCGAATTGTTTTTGATCACTGTTGTGATTTTCCCGATCAGATTATCTTCTGCTTCGATACGTACTTCCTGCTTATCGCCTTGAGTAACATAAATATTTGCAGAACTTTTTAATTCAATCCCACTGAATGTTTCCAGTTCACGGGTTTCAGTTACTGTCTGTCCTGAACCTTCTATCCGGCAACCATAAGAAGTTGTATTGAGAAGCAGAGTTGTTGCGATAACTAAGATATTTGTTTTCATTTTAATTGAATTTAATTATGTGTTTTGTTAATGTGTGATTGAATATTATAAACCTACTAATGTTATTCCGACATTTACCGGATAAAGTACCGGGCCTTTTTTATCCTTAAATAATGTTGAAGCATAATAATCAGCAAAAACATTTAATCGTCCGTAACCCATTGCTACTCTGAAACCATAACGGAACGGGTTCAGGTTGAAGTCACCGAAGTCTTTTAACTTTTTTGTCTCTCCATCAATTTCAACTTTATTTTTGTGTGAGAACCAATAAGGAGACCAACCGTTCCACCTACACCCATATGGAATGCATTTTTATATTTTCTGCTTGTGAAAAACTCAAACATGATTGGTGCTGTAAGATAGCTTGCTACCAGTTTGCTTTTCTGATGGCTCACACCTGCTGTTGTATCGTGATATGCATTAGTGAAATTTCCATTTGATAATTTTATATCATCATCGAAACGGTAGTTATTCCAGGTAACACCTAAACCGGTGAAGAACCAAACATTGCTATGTCCGAGTTGAACATTCTTCTGAAGGAAATTCAGGGAGAAACTAACAGACTTATTTAATTTTAATTCAAAATTTTCTTTTCCATCAGCAAGATTGAAATCCCCTTTGTTATCAAGATATGAATTCACACCCAACTCAATTCCTGCCCAGATTGGTTTAGTTTTTCTCGTTTTAGATTTTGTCGAATCCGCTTTGCCTATCACCCATAATTGCGATTTACCCAGAGAAATTCTTGTTGTATCGCTGTTTGAATCATCCACCGAGTTTGAACTTTTAACGTGACCAATTCCGGAAACATCTTCATTCAATTTGGCCGGAAGAGTTTTGTAGGTAATCGTTCCACTTCCACTTATTGTAGAATTAAGTTCATCAGATGCATCAACACTGATCTTTCCAATTCCGGAAATAGAAGCATCTGCTCTACGGAGTTTAAGGCCGTCTGCATCTATCTTTCCTGAGCCCGGAACACTGAATTCTGCCACATCGCCTTTACCTGTAAGTTCGATCTTTCCTGCGCCAGGAACAGTTGCTTTGATATTGGTTACGTCAAGATCCATTTTGATCTTTCCTGCACCATCTATTTTTAAAGAGATATTGCTTCCCGTTATAGTCGACTCACTGTACACATCACCTTTTCCATCCAGTTCAACTTCTTCAAGAGATGGTACAGTAATAAAATAAGTATTGCCTGTTGAATTGTCGATGTAAAGTGTCTGATTCTTTACATTCACTTCGTCTGAGTTTACTATTGATCCGACAACTTTTACGGTTTGCACAGGATCAATGCGAACATAGACTGTGGCAATACTGGATAATTTAATTTTCGAGAACGGCTCAACCTGGAGGTTTGCAGTCTTTTGAGCGAATGATGTGGCAGCTATCAGTATAAGTGCCAACATTAATTTGATCGATTTCATATGGTATTTATTTTTTTGTTTTTCGTTGTATAATAATGGGACGCGCAGGGGTGGAAGGAGGTTACAGGCTTTTATAAATAAATTAAAAATAAAAATTGGGGGACTGGTTAATATAAAACACTAAGATCACTAAAAATCGTCACAAGAACACTTAATTGAAACTATCATTAAGTGTTCTTGTGATAAATTTTTAGTGACCTTAGTGTTTAGTTTTTAATCATCATCGTTTTGAAATACGAGCTAAGAAAACAAACTATCTCCTTCTGGTATGCGAAACCGAAAACTTCTCGCCAACATTTACTGCATATGTCGTAGCATCATCAATATAATTCTCTTTTTTAACAACGCCAATTTCTTTCGTATCGGAAAAACGTTTCAATTTGTCGGCAGCGACATTAAGAATTGATTCGGACTTTTTAGATTCCACTTTTACATTGTGAGCAAGACCTAACTCCGCTAATTCAGCTTGAGAAAAAATTTCGGAAAGATCTGTGACTTGTCCAACTTTCACTTCGGATTTTTCAGGTTGCGATACATTACTTGCAATTGGTTGTCGCTCAATTTCACCAATTACGTTTTCATTTTTTGACTGAACCGCAAGATTACTCTCAGGCAAATCCGATTGCTGGATGTTATTCTGAGAAGGACTTTCGTTTTTATTAATTTTTCCTTCCTGAGCGAGATTTGAAGATGGTGCAACATTTCTTTCTTTCAAGGGAAGGACTTTTCTTTGTTTCTCAACTTTGTCAACCGGATTATTTGCCATTGGTGCCGGAGCGATCGTTTTATTTTCTACCGGAGATTCAACGGGAAGAGTTTCCTTATTGTTTTTGTCAACCATCATTTTCTCCGCTTGCTGAGGACGGAAAATAAAATATGCAATTGCAATCAAAATGACAGATGCGGCTATCGAAAGATTTCTGTAGAATGAAGATGAGAATGAAATAACTTTTGCAGTTTTCTTTAAAGAAGACTTATCCGCAAACAATATTGTATAGTCAGGAAGCAATCTTGTT
The nucleotide sequence above comes from Bacteroidota bacterium. Encoded proteins:
- a CDS encoding DUF2807 domain-containing protein codes for the protein MKSIKLMLALILIAATSFAQKTANLQVEPFSKIKLSSIATVYVRIDPVQTVKVVGSIVNSDEVNVKNQTLYIDNSTGNTYFITVPSLEEVELDGKGDVYSESTITGSNISLKIDGAGKIKMDLDVTNIKATVPGAGKIELTGKGDVAEFSVPGSGKIDADGLKLRRADASISGIGKISVDASDELNSTISGSGTITYKTLPAKLNEDVSGIGHVKSSNSVDDSNSDTTRISLGKSQLWVIGKADSTKSKTRKTKPIWAGIELGVNSYLDNKGDFNLADGKENFELKLNKSVSFSLNFLQKNVQLGHSNVWFFTGLGVTWNNYRFDDDIKLSNGNFTNAYHDTTAGVSHQKSKLVASYLTAPIMFEFFTSRKYKNAFHMGVGGTVGLLIGSHTKIKLKLMERQKS
- a CDS encoding DUF2807 domain-containing protein, translated to MKTNILVIATTLLLNTTSYGCRIEGSGQTVTETRELETFSGIELKSSANIYVTQGDKQEVRIEAEDNLIGKITTVIKNNSLVVDADDNIRFTKPVTIYLTVKDLCLVELTGSGNIVTRSQFQCEFMNLKLSGSGDIRVMVDSKSLKANLSGSGNLDLKGSSSETDIRISGSGNIDARELNSFRSAVAISGSGTSTVDVKNDLNVTITGSGNVYYVEEPGKISSKIIGSGEISKLRM